TTCGACGCATAGAAGGAAAACAGCGCCGAGGCGGCCACCAGCCCGACCGAGGCGAATAATGCGCCCGGAGAGAACCAGTTGAAATTAGCGTCATTCCGGCTTGGACCCCAACGATAAAGCGCCGAGATCGCCAGGAACAGAACGGCGAACATGATCGGCCAGCGGATCATCGAAACCATGTCCTTGGTCGCATCCGGCAAAGGCAGCCAGTTCAGCACGGCGGGCAGGACAGCAATCGTTCCGACCAGTGCCATGACCAGCACGATCGCGCCAAGCGTCATGGTCAGCGAGACGAGGTTGAGCTTGAAGAACCCCCTGCTTTCCCGCTGGAACCACGCCACGTTGAGCGCGTCCATCAGCGCCTTCATGCCTCCATTCGCCGACCAGAGGGTCAGGAAAAGGCCGATGATACCGGCAAAGGACAGTGCCGTACCGGGAGAGTTGATGATCGCCTCAACCTGCCCGTTGATAATCTCGAAGGCTGCGGGCGGGATGACCGAGCTTAGGTTATCCATCTGCTCGGCAATGACCTCGGGATCGGCCACCAGCCCGAAAATCGAGACAAGCGCGGTGATTGCCGGGAAAAGCGCGAGCAGGCCGAAAAACGTCACTCCGCCAGCGACCGAGGTCACGCGATCCTCGCCGATTTCCGTGACCACGCCCTTCAGGACGCCCCACCATTCTTTCGGTCTCAATCCCCAGGGCGAGTCTGGAGCATCGCTTCGCGGTGCGGGCAGATCTGCGTCGGGGTCGCCCTCGCGAACACGCTTGGCGGCCGGAGGGGCGGGCGGTTTCTCGTCCAGATCGAAACGACGCCGGACCTCATCGGGCAAGGGTCCGAACAGCGCGTCGCCGATGCTGCGCTCAGGTGCTCTGGCCATCTGGATCGGTCACAGATTGCGCGTGCGGTTATCGGCGGCGTCGCGATCCGCGTCGCCCCTGGCCTCTGTGGCGGCAGGGGTTGGCTCGTGCTTGTCGGTGCTGCGCGAGCCAAGAAAATCGCTCAGACGATCGGCTGCGTTGACGAAATCCCGGACGATCCCGTCCGCTTTGCCCGAGACCTGATGAAACCCGTCGACGGCAGCATTCGCCGCCGCCAGCAAGCCGGTGATATTTCGCGTTATCTCTCCGGCGCTGTCGCCAAACGATGACAGGAAGCCTGACCCGGAATTTCTGGATGAGGGGCGGCGTTTGCGCGGCTTGTCGCTGGCGGCCTTTTTGCGCAGATCTGCCGCACGGTCTTCATAATCCGCGAAATCGGCGCGGGCGCGGTTGCGCATCGCCTGACGTTCCTCAAGGCTGAGGCGCTCGAAACGGGGCGCATGGCGTGGGCGGGGCCTGCGTGACGACGCGCGACGCGACGGGCGTTCGTGGTCGTCGTCTGACACCGCATCAGCGATGGCGCGGGCGGCATAGACGCCAAGCGCGGTGGTTGCCGCAGCAGCGACTGCCGCCCCGCCCCATATGGCCCATTTCGGGGTTTTCCGATCCGGTGCCGGCAATTGCCGGGACGGCGGAACAGGTTCACGCGAAATATGACCCTCCGGCACGGGCCGGGGGCCGTGAGGGGTATCTGAGGTCACATCAGCAAAGCGCGACATTATCCGTTCCTTTCAAAGTCTGTTCACATCAGAACGAGGATCGGGCGGTTTTCGTTCCGGCCTATACCGGCTGACAAATCGCAATTCACGGGTGGAAGCCACGGACTCGGCGATATGCAACGCGCAAAACGGAAAAAGCCGCGCCAGAGACGGCGCGGCTTCTGTATCGGGCTTGAAGCGGACTGCTTACTCGCCGGAACCAGCGGTGGTTTCCGGGGCCTCGGTCGCAAGGTCTTCGTCCTCGCGCGAGGCAGAGCCGATATCGTCGAACAACTCGGCGATCTCGAATTCCGCAGCAGCGTCTTCTTCGGCGGCGAGGTCCTGAATCGACTTGCCCGAAGCCTGCAATTCGGCCTCTTCGTTCGAGCGGGCGATGTTCAGGGTGATCTCGGCCTCGACCTCGGGGTGCAGCACGACATGGACATTGTGCAGACCCAGCTCCTTGATCGGAGCGCCCAGAACGACCTGTTTGCGATCGACCGTGTGACCGGCCCCATTCGCGGCATCAGAGACATCGCGCGGGCTGACCGAACCATACAGCGCACCGGCATCGGATGCCGAGCGGATGATGATGAAGGTCTCGCCGTTCAGCTTGTCGGCGATTTTCTGCGCTTCGGCCTTCGACTCGTCGTTCTTCGCGACAAGGGCGGCCTTCTGGGCTTCGAACGCCGCGATATTGGCGTCGGACGCACGAAGCGCCTTGCCCTGCGGCAACAGGAAATTGCGGGCATAACCTTCCTTGACGCGGACGACATCGCCCATTGCGCCAAGCTTGGCCACGCGTTCCAGCAGGATGACTTGCATCGGTCTTCCTCCTTATTTCACGGCGTAGGGCAGCAGCGCCAGGAAGCGCGCGCGCTTGATGGCCTGTGCCAGCTTACGCTGGTTCTTGGCCGAAACGGCGGTGATGCGCGACGGCACGATCTTGCCGCGCTCGCTGATATAGCGCTGCAGCAGGCGGGTGTCTTTATAGT
This sequence is a window from Paracoccus aerodenitrificans. Protein-coding genes within it:
- the rpsR gene encoding 30S ribosomal protein S18 produces the protein MANKPFFRRRKVDPFGGENAPKIDYKDTRLLQRYISERGKIVPSRITAVSAKNQRKLAQAIKRARFLALLPYAVK
- the rplI gene encoding 50S ribosomal protein L9, coding for MQVILLERVAKLGAMGDVVRVKEGYARNFLLPQGKALRASDANIAAFEAQKAALVAKNDESKAEAQKIADKLNGETFIIIRSASDAGALYGSVSPRDVSDAANGAGHTVDRKQVVLGAPIKELGLHNVHVVLHPEVEAEITLNIARSNEEAELQASGKSIQDLAAEEDAAAEFEIAELFDDIGSASREDEDLATEAPETTAGSGE
- a CDS encoding YihY/virulence factor BrkB family protein, whose translation is MARAPERSIGDALFGPLPDEVRRRFDLDEKPPAPPAAKRVREGDPDADLPAPRSDAPDSPWGLRPKEWWGVLKGVVTEIGEDRVTSVAGGVTFFGLLALFPAITALVSIFGLVADPEVIAEQMDNLSSVIPPAAFEIINGQVEAIINSPGTALSFAGIIGLFLTLWSANGGMKALMDALNVAWFQRESRGFFKLNLVSLTMTLGAIVLVMALVGTIAVLPAVLNWLPLPDATKDMVSMIRWPIMFAVLFLAISALYRWGPSRNDANFNWFSPGALFASVGLVAASALFSFYASNFANYNQTYGTLGAVIVLMMWLWISAIVVLVGAEINAVAERHLRALNGETRPS